From a region of the Pseudoxanthomonas sp. X-1 genome:
- a CDS encoding ferredoxin reductase, with the protein MNAIRRPRSSSPVQRVARRLVEPAVFDFWASRVHPLWSWERPLARLRERRQAAEGAVTLVLQTNRHFAGLRAGQHINLGVELDGARITRSYSPSRVAGNRIEVTVREVEGGRVSQHLCRHARIGEVFALGAAFGTMTLPAAVHGPWLFLAAGSGITPLMAMLRELDAAGMPVELDLVYWARTRAEVCFADELAALAARHRGLRVHLRLTRQADGPAPRIDDTDLAALVPELGHRQVFACGPHGFVQSARARLEGRVVRFEAEAFTPPRALPGEGGSVALTLSRSGRTLTVPRDASLLEALEAQGLRPASGCRMGICNTCACTRREGITRDTQTNARSGEPDATVRLCISAAATDLTLDL; encoded by the coding sequence ATGAATGCGATCCGTCGTCCTCGTTCCAGCTCCCCGGTCCAGCGCGTCGCCCGTCGCCTGGTCGAGCCGGCGGTCTTCGACTTCTGGGCCAGCCGGGTCCACCCGCTGTGGAGCTGGGAGCGCCCGCTGGCGCGCCTGCGCGAGCGCCGCCAGGCCGCCGAAGGCGCGGTCACGCTGGTGCTGCAGACCAACCGCCATTTCGCCGGGCTGCGCGCCGGCCAGCACATCAACCTGGGCGTGGAGCTGGACGGCGCCCGGATCACCCGCAGCTACAGCCCCAGCCGGGTCGCCGGCAACCGGATCGAGGTCACCGTGCGCGAGGTCGAAGGCGGGCGGGTCAGCCAGCACCTGTGCCGACACGCGCGCATCGGCGAGGTGTTCGCGCTGGGCGCGGCCTTCGGCACCATGACCCTGCCGGCCGCGGTGCACGGCCCCTGGCTGTTCCTGGCCGCCGGCAGCGGCATCACGCCGCTGATGGCGATGCTGCGCGAGCTGGACGCGGCCGGCATGCCGGTCGAGCTGGACCTGGTCTACTGGGCGCGCACCCGCGCCGAGGTCTGCTTCGCCGACGAGCTTGCCGCGCTGGCCGCGCGCCATCGCGGCCTGCGCGTCCACCTGCGGCTGACCCGGCAGGCCGATGGCCCCGCGCCGCGCATCGACGACACCGACCTGGCCGCGCTGGTGCCCGAGCTGGGCCATCGCCAGGTGTTCGCCTGCGGCCCGCACGGCTTCGTCCAGAGCGCGCGCGCGCGGCTGGAAGGGCGCGTGGTGCGGTTCGAGGCCGAGGCCTTCACCCCGCCGCGCGCGCTGCCGGGCGAGGGCGGCAGCGTGGCTCTCACCCTGTCACGCAGCGGGCGCACGCTGACCGTGCCGCGCGATGCGTCGCTGCTGGAGGCGCTGGAGGCGCAGGGCCTGCGCCCGGCCTCGGGCTGCCGCATGGGCATCTGCAACACCTGCGCCTGCACCCGGCGCGAGGGCATCACCCGCGACACCCAGACCAATGCGCGTTCGGGCGAGCCCGACGCCACCGTGCGCCTGTGCATCAGCGCCGCGGCCACCGACCTGACGCTGGACCTTTGA
- a CDS encoding acyl-CoA desaturase yields the protein MSKHNRPLSQDELQRFGAELDALRARTVATLGARDARYIRRAVAAVRWSGALGRIALFAGAVGGAFAPALLWPLCVLGTALLALSKILENMTVGHNVIHGQYDWMGDPQLHSRSYEWDIVATSENWKKTHNFRHHTYTNVRGLDDDIGYGLLRIFPEQRWKPFYLLQPPIAVVFCLLFEWGVAIQDLRLGRWLAGKMSFRQLRAQFAPVGRKMGRQVLKDYVLFPALAGPWFLPVLLGNLAANMLRSIWTYVVIFCGHFTADAETFPKDCVRNESRGHWYLRQLRGSSNISGGALVDVLTGDLSHQIEHHFFPDIPANRYSEMAAEVREICARYGQHYNTGSLFKQFSQVAWRIVRHAFPSRPRRVRALVEAPAAG from the coding sequence ATGAGCAAGCACAACCGCCCCCTGTCCCAGGACGAGCTGCAGCGCTTCGGCGCCGAGCTGGACGCCCTGCGCGCCCGCACCGTGGCCACGCTCGGCGCGCGCGATGCGCGCTACATCCGCCGCGCGGTCGCGGCGGTGCGCTGGAGCGGCGCGCTGGGCCGCATCGCGCTGTTCGCCGGCGCGGTGGGCGGGGCCTTCGCGCCGGCGCTGCTGTGGCCGCTGTGCGTGCTCGGCACCGCGCTGCTGGCGCTGTCCAAGATCCTGGAGAACATGACCGTCGGCCACAACGTGATCCACGGCCAGTACGACTGGATGGGCGATCCGCAGCTGCACAGCCGCAGCTACGAGTGGGACATCGTGGCCACCAGCGAGAACTGGAAGAAGACCCACAACTTCCGCCACCACACCTACACCAACGTGCGCGGGCTGGACGACGACATCGGCTACGGGCTGCTGCGCATCTTCCCCGAGCAGCGCTGGAAGCCGTTCTACCTGCTGCAGCCGCCGATCGCGGTGGTGTTCTGCCTGCTGTTCGAGTGGGGCGTGGCGATCCAGGACCTGCGCCTGGGCCGCTGGCTGGCGGGCAAGATGAGCTTCAGGCAGCTGCGCGCGCAGTTCGCGCCGGTCGGCCGCAAGATGGGCCGCCAGGTGCTGAAGGACTACGTGCTGTTCCCGGCGCTGGCGGGGCCGTGGTTCCTGCCGGTGCTGCTGGGCAATCTGGCGGCGAACATGCTGCGCAGCATCTGGACCTACGTGGTGATCTTCTGCGGTCACTTCACCGCCGATGCGGAGACCTTCCCCAAGGACTGCGTGCGCAACGAGAGCCGCGGCCACTGGTACCTGCGCCAGCTGCGCGGGTCGTCCAACATCTCCGGCGGTGCGCTGGTGGACGTGCTCACCGGCGATCTGAGCCACCAGATCGAGCATCACTTCTTCCCCGACATCCCGGCCAACCGCTACAGCGAGATGGCGGCCGAGGTGCGCGAGATCTGTGCGCGCTATGGGCAGCACTACAACACCGGCTCGCTGTTCAAACAGTTCAGCCAGGTGGCCTGGCGCATCGTGCGCCATGCGTTCCCGAGCCGGCCGCGCCGGGTGCGCGCGCTGGTCGAGGCGCCCGCGGCGGGCTGA
- a CDS encoding M3 family metallopeptidase encodes MTHRLALALALALGTAMPAHAQTSATPAASQASNPFFVQSPLPLHYPQFDRITDADFAPAFDAGMAQQLKEIAAIADNPAKPSFDNTFVALEKSGQLLDRATSVFFNLVGTDTNDTRKQLQADYAGKFAAHRDAINLDGKLFARIQAVYDRRASLGLDPQSLRLVEKVHNDFVRAGAKLSDADKTRLKAMNAELATLSTKFSQNVLAEVNDSALVLDDARQLDGLSAAEIAAAADEAKARKLPGKYVLTLLNTTGQPPLTHLTDRATRERLFKASVNRGSRGNAYDNTAIVARIMTLRAQKAKMLGYPNYAAYSLENQTAKTPEAVNAMLGKLAPAAVANAKREAADLQAMIDAEQKAAGKPSFELAAWDWAFYSEKVRQAKYEFDESQLKPYLEMRNVLENGVFYAANQEFGLSFKERHDLPKYHADTFVYDVFDADGSQLAIFIFDPYARASKRGGAWMNSYVSQSALTGDKPVVANHLNIPEPPAGQPTLLTWDEVTTAFHEFGHALHGMFSDVKYPYFSGTSVPRDFVEFPSQVNEMWADDPAILRHYAKHHQTGAPMPQALLDKVVAAAKFNQGFATTEYLGAAMLDQRWHQITEDQVPAASGVVDFEARALAADGIAYAPVPPRYRTPYFSHIMGGYSAGYYAYIWSEVLDANTQQWFKQHGGLTRANGDRFRKTLLSQGGSQDAMKLFVDFTGHAPQIEPLLEKRGLDAKAE; translated from the coding sequence ATGACCCATCGCCTCGCCCTGGCGCTCGCCCTCGCCCTTGGAACCGCCATGCCCGCCCACGCCCAGACCTCCGCGACGCCCGCCGCCAGCCAGGCCAGCAATCCGTTCTTCGTCCAGAGCCCGCTGCCCCTGCACTATCCGCAGTTCGACAGGATCACCGACGCGGATTTCGCGCCGGCCTTCGATGCCGGCATGGCGCAGCAGCTCAAGGAGATCGCGGCGATCGCCGACAACCCGGCCAAGCCGAGCTTCGACAACACCTTCGTGGCGCTGGAGAAGAGCGGCCAGCTGCTGGATCGCGCGACCTCGGTGTTCTTCAATCTGGTCGGCACCGACACCAACGACACGCGCAAGCAGCTGCAGGCCGACTATGCCGGCAAGTTCGCCGCCCACCGCGATGCGATCAACCTCGACGGCAAGCTGTTCGCGCGCATCCAGGCCGTCTACGACCGCCGCGCCAGCCTGGGCCTGGATCCGCAGAGCCTGCGCCTGGTCGAGAAGGTCCACAACGACTTCGTGCGTGCCGGCGCCAAGCTCTCCGACGCGGACAAGACGCGCCTGAAGGCGATGAACGCCGAGCTGGCCACCCTGTCGACCAAGTTCAGCCAGAACGTGCTGGCCGAGGTCAACGACTCGGCCCTGGTGCTGGACGATGCCAGGCAGCTCGACGGCCTGAGCGCGGCGGAGATCGCCGCCGCGGCCGATGAAGCCAAGGCGCGCAAGCTGCCCGGCAAGTACGTGCTGACCCTGCTCAACACCACCGGCCAGCCGCCGCTGACCCATCTGACCGACCGCGCCACGCGCGAGCGGCTGTTCAAGGCCTCGGTGAACCGCGGCAGCCGCGGCAACGCCTACGACAACACAGCCATCGTCGCGCGGATCATGACCCTGCGCGCGCAGAAGGCGAAGATGCTCGGCTATCCCAACTACGCCGCCTATTCGCTGGAGAACCAGACCGCCAAGACGCCCGAGGCCGTCAACGCGATGCTGGGCAAGTTGGCTCCCGCCGCCGTGGCCAACGCCAAGCGCGAGGCGGCCGACCTGCAGGCGATGATCGACGCCGAGCAGAAGGCCGCCGGCAAGCCGAGCTTCGAACTCGCAGCCTGGGACTGGGCGTTCTACAGCGAGAAGGTGCGCCAGGCCAAGTACGAGTTCGACGAGTCCCAGCTCAAGCCCTACCTGGAGATGCGCAACGTGCTGGAAAACGGCGTGTTCTACGCCGCCAACCAGGAGTTCGGCCTGAGCTTCAAGGAGCGCCACGACCTGCCCAAGTACCACGCCGACACCTTCGTCTACGACGTGTTCGACGCCGACGGCTCGCAGCTGGCGATCTTCATCTTCGACCCGTACGCACGCGCGTCCAAGCGCGGCGGCGCGTGGATGAATTCCTACGTGTCGCAGTCCGCGCTGACCGGCGACAAGCCGGTGGTGGCCAACCACCTCAACATCCCCGAGCCGCCGGCGGGCCAGCCGACGCTGCTGACCTGGGACGAAGTCACCACCGCGTTCCACGAGTTCGGCCATGCCCTGCATGGCATGTTCTCCGACGTGAAGTATCCCTACTTCTCCGGCACCAGCGTGCCGCGCGACTTCGTCGAGTTCCCCTCGCAGGTCAACGAGATGTGGGCCGACGATCCGGCGATCCTGCGGCACTACGCCAAGCACCACCAGACCGGCGCGCCGATGCCGCAGGCCCTGCTCGACAAGGTCGTGGCCGCGGCCAAGTTCAACCAGGGGTTCGCCACCACCGAGTACCTGGGCGCGGCGATGCTGGACCAGCGCTGGCACCAGATCACCGAGGACCAGGTCCCGGCCGCGTCCGGCGTGGTGGACTTCGAAGCCAGGGCGCTGGCGGCCGACGGCATCGCCTACGCGCCGGTGCCGCCGCGCTACCGCACGCCCTACTTCAGCCACATCATGGGCGGCTACTCGGCCGGCTACTACGCCTACATCTGGTCCGAGGTGCTGGACGCGAACACCCAGCAGTGGTTCAAGCAGCATGGCGGCCTGACCCGCGCCAACGGCGACCGCTTCCGCAAGACGCTGCTCTCGCAGGGCGGCAGCCAGGACGCGATGAAGCTGTTCGTCGACTTCACCGGGCACGCGCCGCAGATCGAGCCTCTGCTCGAAAAGCGCGGACTGGACGCGAAGGCGGAGTGA
- a CDS encoding glutathione peroxidase, protein MRGVFEYTALDINGHAQPLADWAGSVLLIVNVASRCGFTPQYGGLELLWQQYRDRGLVVLGFPCDQFGHQEPGDEAQIRDFCSLNYAVTFPMFAKVEVNGPNAHPLWQRLKHDRPGVLGTERIKWNFTKFLVGRNGQVLRRYGSRNTPASLARDIEDALG, encoded by the coding sequence ATGCGGGGGGTTTTCGAATACACGGCGCTGGACATCAATGGCCATGCGCAGCCGCTGGCCGACTGGGCCGGCTCGGTCCTGCTGATCGTCAACGTCGCTTCCAGGTGCGGGTTCACTCCCCAGTACGGCGGGCTGGAGCTGCTGTGGCAGCAGTACCGCGATCGCGGGCTGGTGGTGTTGGGCTTCCCCTGCGACCAGTTCGGCCACCAGGAGCCGGGCGACGAGGCGCAGATCCGCGACTTCTGCAGCCTCAACTACGCGGTGACCTTCCCGATGTTCGCCAAGGTCGAGGTCAACGGCCCCAATGCGCATCCGCTGTGGCAGCGGCTCAAGCACGACCGGCCCGGTGTGCTGGGCACCGAGCGCATCAAGTGGAACTTCACCAAGTTCCTGGTCGGCCGCAATGGCCAGGTCCTGCGCCGCTACGGGTCGCGCAACACGCCTGCGTCGTTGGCGCGGGACATCGAGGATGCGCTGGGCTGA
- a CDS encoding ferredoxin--NADP reductase, which translates to MSSAYGAETVLEVRHWTDDYFSFTTTRSEAFRFENGQFVMIGLEGETRPLLRAYSIASANWEEQLEFFSIKVPNGPLTSRLQHIRPGDSVLVGRKPTGTLLISDLHPGRHLYLLGTGTGMAPWLSIVKDPETYERFDKVILTHGVRYEQDLAYRDYFERELPQHELLGELLRERLLYYPAVTREPFRNQGRLTELLGSGRMAETLGLPPIDPARDRFMICGSPQMLADLRALLDSRGFEASPRIGSAGHYVFERAFVEK; encoded by the coding sequence ATGTCTTCCGCTTACGGCGCCGAAACGGTGCTTGAGGTCCGTCACTGGACCGACGACTACTTCAGCTTCACCACCACCCGCAGCGAGGCCTTCCGCTTCGAGAACGGCCAGTTCGTGATGATCGGCCTGGAGGGCGAGACCCGCCCGCTGCTGCGCGCCTACTCCATCGCCAGCGCCAACTGGGAGGAACAGCTGGAGTTCTTCAGCATCAAGGTCCCCAATGGCCCGCTGACCTCGCGCCTGCAGCACATCCGGCCGGGCGACAGCGTGCTGGTCGGGCGCAAGCCCACCGGCACCCTGCTGATCTCCGACCTGCATCCCGGCCGCCACCTGTACCTGCTGGGCACCGGCACCGGCATGGCGCCGTGGCTGAGCATCGTCAAGGACCCGGAGACCTACGAGCGCTTCGACAAGGTGATCCTCACCCACGGCGTGCGCTACGAGCAGGACCTGGCCTACCGCGACTACTTCGAGCGCGAGCTGCCGCAGCACGAGCTCCTGGGCGAGCTGCTGCGCGAGCGGCTGCTGTACTACCCGGCGGTGACGCGCGAGCCGTTCCGCAACCAGGGCCGGCTGACCGAGCTGCTGGGCAGCGGCCGCATGGCCGAGACGCTGGGCCTGCCGCCGATCGATCCGGCGCGCGATCGCTTCATGATCTGCGGCAGCCCGCAGATGCTGGCCGACCTGCGCGCGCTGCTGGACAGCCGCGGCTTCGAGGCCTCGCCGCGCATCGGCAGCGCCGGGCACTACGTGTTCGAACGCGCCTTCGTCGAGAAGTAG
- a CDS encoding pseudouridine synthase: MSDTPRSKLSLKRDAAAAPEVRLEERLHKVLAQAGLGSRRALEQRIADGLVKVNGQTAQIGMSIGSGDRVELDGRSFVASALTEPTRVLIYNKPEGEVTTREDPEGRPTVFESLPALKGARWIAIGRLDINTTGLLLLTTDGELANAMMHPSFEVSREYVVRVRAPEGQDTVPDNLVDRLRRGVALEDGPAKFDEIERIGGTDSHDWYRVTLSEGRNREVRRLWESQGCQVSRLKRIRYGAIELPQPLLRGQSQELPDAQVQALRKQLGLEDGAPAALTLQPVIGQRKAAKATLQINARGAGNAYVNGHSTADEGRELRRFDHVREDRGRGRGKGGGFKGGLTVSGEAAAKQSQKPFKQRKEKGPKPLPEGNPAAFRSWYVPDGVDTGPSGHRNAGPKKPFGGKPAGGQRRGPGGGGGNSPYGGGFGDERGPRGQGAGQGQQRKAKPYGHPGNAPSFPSDHATPGSHHPYGQRQARPGGRPGGGNRPGGNGPRPGGNRGPGGRPGGAPRGRGPRGGGQG; encoded by the coding sequence ATGAGTGACACCCCCCGCAGCAAGCTCTCGCTGAAGCGCGACGCCGCCGCAGCCCCCGAGGTCCGCCTGGAGGAGCGCCTGCACAAGGTGCTGGCCCAGGCCGGCCTGGGCTCGCGCCGCGCGCTGGAGCAGCGCATCGCCGATGGCCTGGTCAAGGTCAACGGCCAGACCGCGCAGATCGGCATGTCCATCGGCAGCGGCGACCGCGTCGAGCTGGACGGCCGCAGCTTCGTGGCCAGCGCGCTGACCGAGCCGACCCGCGTGCTGATCTACAACAAGCCCGAGGGCGAGGTGACCACGCGCGAGGATCCCGAGGGCCGCCCGACCGTGTTCGAGTCCCTGCCCGCGCTCAAGGGCGCGCGCTGGATCGCCATCGGCCGCCTGGACATCAACACCACCGGCCTGCTGCTGCTGACCACCGACGGCGAGCTGGCCAACGCGATGATGCACCCCTCCTTCGAGGTCAGCCGCGAGTACGTGGTGCGCGTGCGCGCCCCGGAAGGCCAGGACACCGTGCCGGACAACCTGGTCGATCGCCTGCGCCGCGGCGTGGCGCTGGAGGACGGCCCGGCCAAGTTCGACGAGATCGAGCGCATCGGCGGCACCGACTCGCACGACTGGTACCGCGTGACCCTGAGCGAGGGCCGCAACCGCGAGGTGCGCCGCCTGTGGGAATCGCAGGGTTGCCAGGTCAGCCGCCTCAAGCGCATCCGCTACGGCGCCATCGAACTGCCGCAGCCGCTGCTGCGCGGCCAGTCGCAGGAGCTGCCCGACGCCCAGGTCCAGGCGCTGCGCAAGCAGCTGGGCCTGGAGGACGGCGCCCCGGCCGCGCTGACCCTGCAGCCGGTGATCGGCCAGCGCAAGGCGGCCAAGGCCACGCTGCAGATCAATGCCCGCGGCGCCGGCAATGCCTACGTCAACGGCCACAGCACCGCCGACGAGGGCCGCGAGCTGCGCCGCTTCGACCACGTGCGCGAGGACCGCGGCCGTGGCCGCGGCAAGGGCGGCGGCTTCAAGGGCGGGCTGACCGTCAGCGGCGAAGCGGCGGCCAAGCAGTCGCAGAAGCCGTTCAAGCAGCGCAAGGAGAAGGGCCCCAAGCCGCTGCCGGAAGGCAACCCGGCCGCGTTCCGCAGCTGGTACGTGCCCGACGGCGTGGACACCGGTCCCAGCGGTCACCGCAACGCCGGCCCGAAGAAGCCCTTCGGCGGCAAGCCGGCCGGCGGCCAGCGCCGCGGTCCGGGCGGTGGCGGCGGCAACAGCCCCTATGGCGGCGGCTTCGGCGACGAGCGCGGTCCGCGCGGCCAGGGCGCCGGCCAGGGCCAGCAGCGCAAGGCCAAGCCGTACGGGCATCCGGGCAACGCGCCCAGCTTCCCCTCCGATCACGCCACGCCCGGCAGCCATCATCCCTATGGCCAGCGCCAGGCCCGTCCGGGCGGTCGCCCCGGCGGCGGCAACCGCCCGGGCGGCAATGGTCCGCGTCCGGGCGGCAACCGCGGCCCGGGCGGCCGGCCCGGCGGCGCGCCGCGGGGCCGTGGCCCGCGCGGCGGCGGCCAGGGCTGA
- a CDS encoding ScpA family protein: MTSQSAPDATASTDKPHNPQQHEMPLAMVHGQPVLQIPQDLYIPPDALEVILDAFEGPLDLLLYLIRRQNLDILDIPVLEITRQYVDYINVMQELRFELAAEYLVMAAILAEIKSRMLLPRPQAEDGEEGDPRADLVRRLQEYERFKQAAEDIDALPRQDRDTAVAHAHVPDRTAIKVPPEVDLKEMLLALHDVLKRAELFSGHAIKREALSVRQRMGEVLSRLEDGKFHRFEAMFTVAEGRLGVLVTFLAMLELAKEQLLDIVQEAPLAPIYIKSLALNNTNEPLQFSSEFDDTDAANDA; encoded by the coding sequence ATGACATCGCAATCCGCGCCCGACGCGACCGCTTCCACCGACAAGCCGCACAACCCGCAGCAGCACGAGATGCCGCTGGCGATGGTGCATGGCCAGCCGGTGCTGCAGATCCCGCAGGACCTGTACATCCCGCCGGACGCGCTGGAGGTGATCCTCGATGCGTTCGAAGGCCCGCTGGACCTGCTGCTGTACCTGATCCGCCGGCAGAACCTGGACATCCTGGACATCCCGGTGCTGGAGATCACCCGCCAGTACGTGGATTACATCAACGTCATGCAGGAGCTGCGGTTCGAACTGGCGGCCGAGTACCTGGTGATGGCCGCGATCCTGGCCGAGATCAAGTCGCGCATGCTGCTGCCGCGGCCGCAGGCCGAGGACGGCGAGGAAGGCGACCCGCGCGCCGACCTGGTGCGCCGCCTGCAGGAGTACGAGCGCTTCAAGCAGGCCGCCGAGGACATCGACGCCCTGCCCCGCCAGGACCGCGACACCGCCGTGGCCCACGCCCATGTCCCGGACCGCACCGCCATCAAGGTGCCGCCGGAAGTGGACCTGAAGGAGATGCTGCTGGCGCTGCACGATGTGCTCAAGCGCGCCGAGCTGTTCTCCGGCCACGCGATCAAGCGCGAGGCGCTGAGCGTGCGCCAGCGCATGGGCGAGGTGCTCTCGCGGCTGGAGGACGGCAAGTTCCACCGCTTCGAGGCCATGTTCACCGTGGCCGAGGGCCGGCTCGGCGTGCTGGTGACCTTCCTGGCGATGCTGGAACTGGCCAAGGAGCAGCTGCTGGACATCGTCCAGGAGGCGCCGCTGGCGCCGATCTACATCAAGTCCCTGGCGCTGAACAACACCAACGAGCCGCTGCAGTTCTCCAGCGAGTTCGACGACACCGACGCGGCCAACGACGCATGA
- a CDS encoding YciI family protein: protein MWYAIEGHDVPDSLPLRQPARPAHLARLQALLDAGRLLVCGPCPAIDSPDPGPAGFSGSIVIAQFDSLEDARAWAVADPYALAGVYARVDVRPFLKALP, encoded by the coding sequence ATGTGGTACGCCATCGAAGGTCACGACGTCCCCGATTCCCTGCCGCTGCGCCAGCCGGCGCGCCCGGCGCATCTGGCGCGTCTGCAGGCCCTGCTCGATGCCGGCCGGCTGCTGGTCTGTGGCCCGTGCCCGGCGATCGATTCGCCCGACCCGGGCCCGGCCGGCTTCAGCGGCAGCATCGTGATCGCGCAGTTCGACTCGCTGGAGGACGCACGCGCCTGGGCCGTCGCCGATCCGTACGCGCTCGCCGGCGTCTATGCGCGGGTGGACGTGCGACCGTTCCTGAAGGCGTTGCCATGA
- a CDS encoding BolA family protein: MSGATTRIERIRQALDAGLAPTLLELEDESHRHAGHAGARDGRGHYRVRVVSEAFAGKLPLARHRLVYAALGPMMQTDIHAMSIIAQTPGEAARA; encoded by the coding sequence ATGAGTGGAGCGACGACCCGGATCGAGCGCATCCGCCAGGCGCTGGACGCCGGCCTGGCGCCGACGCTGCTGGAGCTGGAGGACGAGAGTCACCGTCATGCGGGTCACGCCGGCGCGCGCGACGGGCGCGGGCACTACAGGGTGCGCGTCGTCAGCGAGGCCTTCGCCGGCAAGCTGCCGCTGGCGCGGCACCGGCTGGTGTATGCCGCACTGGGCCCGATGATGCAGACCGACATCCACGCCATGAGCATCATCGCCCAGACCCCGGGCGAGGCGGCCCGCGCCTGA
- a CDS encoding LacI family DNA-binding transcriptional regulator produces the protein MSRSGTITIRDVAREAQVSVATVSRALNGHANVAAEVRKLVLETARRLRYQPHAAARSLSSRSTQTIGVVLPDLYGDFFSELIRGIDGVAREHRRHLLVSSYHGAQEAQGAALRAMRGRVDGLLVLSPYADQPGFLTDNLPDGLPVVLINTQLPEGDYPVLNIDNHGGAVTMMRHLVASGRRRIAFIAGPEGNFDAAQRLRGYRDALAELLPGVPEQVLPGRFDEASGMEAGTALLAAEHRPDAVFAANDTMALGCLFAFNQAGLRVPRDIALAGFDDVPVARFVHPPLTTMRISIAELGANALRRLLQDIQAKAPLALPDPPPLIPELVVRASAPAGQG, from the coding sequence ATGTCGCGAAGCGGAACCATCACCATCCGGGATGTGGCGCGCGAGGCGCAGGTCTCGGTGGCGACCGTCTCGCGGGCCCTCAATGGCCACGCCAACGTCGCCGCGGAGGTGCGCAAGCTGGTCCTGGAGACCGCCCGGCGCCTGCGCTACCAGCCGCACGCGGCCGCGCGCAGCCTGAGCAGCCGCAGCACCCAGACCATCGGCGTGGTCCTGCCGGACCTGTACGGCGACTTCTTCTCCGAACTGATCCGCGGCATCGATGGCGTGGCGCGCGAGCATCGCCGCCATCTGCTGGTGTCCAGCTACCACGGCGCGCAGGAGGCCCAGGGTGCGGCGTTGCGCGCGATGCGCGGGCGCGTGGATGGACTGCTGGTGCTCTCGCCTTATGCCGACCAGCCGGGCTTCCTCACCGACAACCTGCCCGACGGCCTGCCGGTGGTGCTGATCAACACCCAGCTGCCCGAAGGCGACTATCCGGTCCTGAACATCGACAACCACGGCGGCGCGGTGACGATGATGCGCCACCTGGTGGCCAGCGGTCGCCGGCGCATCGCCTTCATTGCCGGGCCCGAAGGCAACTTCGACGCGGCCCAGCGCCTGCGCGGCTATCGCGACGCGCTGGCCGAACTGCTGCCCGGCGTGCCCGAACAGGTGCTGCCGGGGCGTTTCGACGAGGCCTCGGGAATGGAAGCCGGCACCGCGCTGCTGGCCGCCGAGCACAGGCCCGATGCGGTCTTCGCCGCCAACGACACGATGGCGCTGGGCTGTCTGTTCGCCTTCAACCAGGCCGGCCTGCGGGTGCCGCGGGACATCGCCCTGGCCGGCTTCGACGACGTGCCGGTGGCGCGCTTCGTCCATCCCCCTCTGACCACCATGCGCATCAGCATCGCCGAACTGGGCGCCAACGCCCTGCGGCGGCTGCTCCAGGACATCCAGGCAAAGGCGCCGCTGGCGCTGCCCGATCCACCACCCCTGATCCCCGAACTGGTCGTGCGCGCATCCGCACCGGCCGGACAGGGGTAA